Genomic segment of Saccharomyces cerevisiae S288C chromosome XV, complete sequence:
GAATGTAGATTATTATATGACCAGAAAATCACTTTATATAGATATAAGAGCCTTCCGTAATGCTATGCAAGttttgatgaattattaTATTGTCGTGAGGCGTGTTCCGAGGAGTTTCGTCGCCATTGGGATAGAGATGCTCGTAATCGTACGTGTCTGGAAGTGCCTGCCGACGGTAGCGATGTCTACTCTCGTCCCAGACAATGGAATAGTTTTGGAATTGTTCTACATCATTTATTAGAACACATGATTCACGAAATCTCCCACGTTTGTCAATATCTCGCCTACGAACAGTGTCATCGAATGATATTGAACGCTGAGAGAGCCATTTACCTTTTGAGTAAAATACGCTGCCTTTTTTCAGCAATGAAGAAGCACTTCCCTCCTTTCTTACATCCAATAATTGCTTCCCTTGTTCCTTTATATTCCCCATAGGAAAGTCCGTTGGAGTAGGTTGCTCTCTTTCATGTATTCCAACCAGATCAGGTCCGTAAAGAACAGTAACgtctatttctttattcCAGTTTATGCTTAGTGGATCAATTTTGTATTCATCTAAATTGAAGTGCTTTATGGACCACCTCCTCCATATACAATGATACAACCTAGCCATATA
This window contains:
- a CDS encoding uncharacterized protein (hypothetical protein; similar to Reg1p; expression regulated by glucose and Rgt1p; GFP-fusion protein is induced in response to the DNA-damaging agent MMS; YOR062C has a paralog, YKR075C, that arose from the whole genome duplication): MTSLDDSVLTKKNIALLDNATNYIRPAIDYFHFKFNYDSLDVSTTWRLLLKMRKHKLLRLPSCSSENEFDYSIYMARLYHCIWRRWSIKHFNLDEYKIDPLSINWNKEIDVTVLYGPDLVGIHEREQPTPTDFPMGNIKEQGKQLLDVRKEGSASSLLKKGSVFYSKGKWLSQRSISFDDTVRRRDIDKRGRFRESCVLINDVEQFQNYSIVWDESRHRYRRQALPDTYDYEHLYPNGDETPRNTPHDNIIIHQNLHSITEGSYIYIK